The Tenebrio molitor chromosome 3, icTenMoli1.1, whole genome shotgun sequence genome contains a region encoding:
- the LOC138125993 gene encoding proto-oncogene tyrosine-protein kinase receptor Ret isoform X2, with protein sequence MDKILSNTHKEFDVKNIFSQCPQQICFVVNDCPVSNLGVTAFYNAENSFISLNLTWDKTSSNKSVDIQLEEAVNNKGFELTELTHNLNNNVFIKPTHPQMPEIEPDRAYTFLMTENGRTLCSVNYTVPECVGSKCNCEKFNPRPKILDVDHISNEHFLIKWDPGIMSVGNRSYTIEDVNFYYEHVDTNAPIEIENPKHSFKKHTSEVVLKLFTGELHKLSGTFYNNFSCAVTVSLDFKAPDRSNIHYIIFIIVTILIALIAVKHRYLLRYGKKLRDFLLPGYSHMSSQQTELLPLQNLQIPMRTNMQYTPVEILEGIVDGYEFPRNKIVLKEVIGNGAFGQVYSAKAYGIEGVEDYKMVAVKTLGDNITQEAANDFIAEIQIFKKIGKHPNIVTLLGCCTLEAPFMMIMEFVPCGDLKNYLLELREQWLIKKNKQVFFADTSDGAYIDPATPSSPVSITSSRLPSTSETVCTTLDDPMTPLIAHYHEALERVLDHKELQNFALQVARGMSHLEKIPITHRDLAARNILINEYKTLKISDFGLSRSGPYINHKSKKLPLRWMAIEAIVDQKYDSKSDVWSFGVVLWEIGTLGAFPYESIPDSFLLQFLQLGRRLERPEICTDELYSLMRQCWTTNPEERPTFQELVDTLDIKKQKVYVNFSQLNPTYVFPPSDVHQCIGNPIKIVSIDV encoded by the exons ATGGACAAGATTCTCTCAAATACACACAAAG AATTCGATGTAAAGAACATATTTAGTCAATGTCCTCAacaaatatgttttgttgTAAATGATTGTCCAGTCTCGAATTTAGGAGTAACAGCTTTCTACAACGCAGAAAACAGCTTCATAAGTCTGAATCTTACGTGGGATAAAACTTCCAGCAAcaaaagtgttgatattcagcTTGAAGAAGCAGTTAATAATAAAGGGTTTGAATTAACTGAATTAACCCACAACTTAAAT aataatgtttttataaaGCCGACACATCCCCAGATGCCTGAAATCGAGCCGGATCGCGCTTATACATTTCTAATGACTGAAAACGGCAGAACTCTGTGCAGCGTCAATTACACTGTACCTGAATGTGTTGGAAGTAAATGCAACTGTGAGAAATTCAATCCGAGACCAAAAATTTTAGATGTCGACCATATCTCTAAcgaacattttttaatcaaatggGATCCTGGGATAATGTCTGTTGGAAATAGATCGTACACAATTGAAGATGTGAACTTTTACTA TGAACACGTAGATACGAATGCCCCCATTGAAATCGAAAATCCAAAACACAGCTTCAAGAAACATACTTCCGAAGTAGTGTTGAAATTGTTCACTGGCGAGTTGCACAAGTTGAGTGGCACATTCTACAATAACTTTTCGTGTGCAGTAACAGTTTCTTTGGATTTTAAAG CACCTGATCGTTCCAATATTCACtacataatatttattatcgTAACTATACTAATAGCCTTAATCGCAGTAAAACATCGCTATTTGTTGAGATATGGTAAGAAATTAAGAGATTTCTTGTTGCCTGGATATAGTCACATGAGTTCACAACAAACGGAACTACTACCGCTACA AAATCTTCAAATTCCAATGAGGACAAATATGCAATACACTCCAGTTGAAATTTTG GAAGGAATTGTTGATGGTTATGAATTCCCcagaaacaaaattgttttaaaagaaGTTATAGGTAATGGTGCATTTGGTCAAGTATATTCGGCCAAAGCTTATGGAATTGAAGGAGTCGAAGATTACAAAATGGTTGCAGTTAAGACTCTAGGAG ATAACATAACTCAAGAAGCGGCTAACGATTTTATTGCGGAGattcaaatatttaagaaGATTGGCAAACATCCCAACATTGTAACACTTCTAGGCTGTTGCACTTTAGAAGCACCATTTATGATGATAATGGAGTTTGTTCCTTGCGGCGACTTGAAGAATTATTTACTGGAGCTACGCGAGCAATGGTTGATAAAAAAGAACAAACAAGTCTTTTTTGCCGA TACCAGTGATGGCGCGTACATCGATCCTGCGACGCCTTCCAGTCCAGTCTCCATCACATCAAGTCGATTGCCATCGACTTCTGAAA CTGTATGTACCACCCTCGACGATCCAATGACGCCCCTGATTGCACATTACCATGAAGCTTTGGAGAGGGTGCTGGACCATAAAGAGCTGCAAAACTTTGCCCTCCAGGTAGCTCGAGGAATGTCTCATCTGGAAAAAATCCCTATAACACATCGAGACCTTGCAGCTCGTAACATCTTGATCAACGAATACAAAACGTTGAAAATCTCTGATTTTGGACTTTCGCGCAGTGGTCCTTACATCAACCACAAATCGAAGAAACTGCCGTTAAGGTGGATGGCGATCGAGGCCATCGTCGACCAAAAATACGACAGTAAGAGTGATGTCTGGTCGTTCGGTGTTGTGTTGTGGGAAATAGGTACTCTTGGGGCGTTCCCTTATGAAAGTATTCCGGACTCGTTTCTTCTGCAGTTCTTGCAATTAGGTCGGAGATTAGAAAGACCGGAAATTTGTACTGATGAACTGTATTCGTTGATGAGACAGTGTTGGACGACGAATCCAGAAGAGAGACCCACGTTTCAAGAATTAGTTGACACGTTGGATATAAAGAAACAGAAGGTTTATGTGAACTTTAGTCAACTCAATCCGACTTACGTTTTTCCCCCGAGTGATGTGCATCAGTGCATCGGAAATCCAATAAAGATTGTTTCTATTGACGTTTAA
- the LOC138125993 gene encoding uncharacterized protein isoform X1, whose translation MYWFKVIFVFIVIKQLDSIQNETKGIDDDNTTVIPPVSDPNCTFPIINATCTNASTTNFIWIELPESDSNITTNNKTCQEFNKTDDDFVIDLKNVNPDCMDKILSNTHKEFDVKNIFSQCPQQICFVVNDCPVSNLGVTAFYNAENSFISLNLTWDKTSSNKSVDIQLEEAVNNKGFELTELTHNLNNNVFIKPTHPQMPEIEPDRAYTFLMTENGRTLCSVNYTVPECVGSKCNCEKFNPRPKILDVDHISNEHFLIKWDPGIMSVGNRSYTIEDVNFYYEHVDTNAPIEIENPKHSFKKHTSEVVLKLFTGELHKLSGTFYNNFSCAVTVSLDFKAPDRSNIHYIIFIIVTILIALIAVKHRYLLRYGKKLRDFLLPGYSHMSSQQTELLPLQNLQIPMRTNMQYTPVEILEGIVDGYEFPRNKIVLKEVIGNGAFGQVYSAKAYGIEGVEDYKMVAVKTLGDNITQEAANDFIAEIQIFKKIGKHPNIVTLLGCCTLEAPFMMIMEFVPCGDLKNYLLELREQWLIKKNKQVFFADTSDGAYIDPATPSSPVSITSSRLPSTSETVCTTLDDPMTPLIAHYHEALERVLDHKELQNFALQVARGMSHLEKIPITHRDLAARNILINEYKTLKISDFGLSRSGPYINHKSKKLPLRWMAIEAIVDQKYDSKSDVWSFGVVLWEIGTLGAFPYESIPDSFLLQFLQLGRRLERPEICTDELYSLMRQCWTTNPEERPTFQELVDTLDIKKQKVYVNFSQLNPTYVFPPSDVHQCIGNPIKIVSIDV comes from the exons tAATACCTCCGGTTTCGGACCCAAACTGTACGTTTCCTATAATCAATGCTACTTGTACAAACGCTTccacaacaaattttatttggatCGAACTTCCAGAAAGCGACAGCAACATAACGACTAACAATAAAACATGTCAAGAGTTCAACAAAACTGACGATGATTTTGTTATTGACCTCAAGAATGTAAATCCAGATTGCATGGACAAGATTCTCTCAAATACACACAAAG AATTCGATGTAAAGAACATATTTAGTCAATGTCCTCAacaaatatgttttgttgTAAATGATTGTCCAGTCTCGAATTTAGGAGTAACAGCTTTCTACAACGCAGAAAACAGCTTCATAAGTCTGAATCTTACGTGGGATAAAACTTCCAGCAAcaaaagtgttgatattcagcTTGAAGAAGCAGTTAATAATAAAGGGTTTGAATTAACTGAATTAACCCACAACTTAAAT aataatgtttttataaaGCCGACACATCCCCAGATGCCTGAAATCGAGCCGGATCGCGCTTATACATTTCTAATGACTGAAAACGGCAGAACTCTGTGCAGCGTCAATTACACTGTACCTGAATGTGTTGGAAGTAAATGCAACTGTGAGAAATTCAATCCGAGACCAAAAATTTTAGATGTCGACCATATCTCTAAcgaacattttttaatcaaatggGATCCTGGGATAATGTCTGTTGGAAATAGATCGTACACAATTGAAGATGTGAACTTTTACTA TGAACACGTAGATACGAATGCCCCCATTGAAATCGAAAATCCAAAACACAGCTTCAAGAAACATACTTCCGAAGTAGTGTTGAAATTGTTCACTGGCGAGTTGCACAAGTTGAGTGGCACATTCTACAATAACTTTTCGTGTGCAGTAACAGTTTCTTTGGATTTTAAAG CACCTGATCGTTCCAATATTCACtacataatatttattatcgTAACTATACTAATAGCCTTAATCGCAGTAAAACATCGCTATTTGTTGAGATATGGTAAGAAATTAAGAGATTTCTTGTTGCCTGGATATAGTCACATGAGTTCACAACAAACGGAACTACTACCGCTACA AAATCTTCAAATTCCAATGAGGACAAATATGCAATACACTCCAGTTGAAATTTTG GAAGGAATTGTTGATGGTTATGAATTCCCcagaaacaaaattgttttaaaagaaGTTATAGGTAATGGTGCATTTGGTCAAGTATATTCGGCCAAAGCTTATGGAATTGAAGGAGTCGAAGATTACAAAATGGTTGCAGTTAAGACTCTAGGAG ATAACATAACTCAAGAAGCGGCTAACGATTTTATTGCGGAGattcaaatatttaagaaGATTGGCAAACATCCCAACATTGTAACACTTCTAGGCTGTTGCACTTTAGAAGCACCATTTATGATGATAATGGAGTTTGTTCCTTGCGGCGACTTGAAGAATTATTTACTGGAGCTACGCGAGCAATGGTTGATAAAAAAGAACAAACAAGTCTTTTTTGCCGA TACCAGTGATGGCGCGTACATCGATCCTGCGACGCCTTCCAGTCCAGTCTCCATCACATCAAGTCGATTGCCATCGACTTCTGAAA CTGTATGTACCACCCTCGACGATCCAATGACGCCCCTGATTGCACATTACCATGAAGCTTTGGAGAGGGTGCTGGACCATAAAGAGCTGCAAAACTTTGCCCTCCAGGTAGCTCGAGGAATGTCTCATCTGGAAAAAATCCCTATAACACATCGAGACCTTGCAGCTCGTAACATCTTGATCAACGAATACAAAACGTTGAAAATCTCTGATTTTGGACTTTCGCGCAGTGGTCCTTACATCAACCACAAATCGAAGAAACTGCCGTTAAGGTGGATGGCGATCGAGGCCATCGTCGACCAAAAATACGACAGTAAGAGTGATGTCTGGTCGTTCGGTGTTGTGTTGTGGGAAATAGGTACTCTTGGGGCGTTCCCTTATGAAAGTATTCCGGACTCGTTTCTTCTGCAGTTCTTGCAATTAGGTCGGAGATTAGAAAGACCGGAAATTTGTACTGATGAACTGTATTCGTTGATGAGACAGTGTTGGACGACGAATCCAGAAGAGAGACCCACGTTTCAAGAATTAGTTGACACGTTGGATATAAAGAAACAGAAGGTTTATGTGAACTTTAGTCAACTCAATCCGACTTACGTTTTTCCCCCGAGTGATGTGCATCAGTGCATCGGAAATCCAATAAAGATTGTTTCTATTGACGTTTAA